One genomic segment of Hugenholtzia roseola DSM 9546 includes these proteins:
- a CDS encoding DUF58 domain-containing protein encodes MIKFFKNLYLNTRLYVALGVLAAIFAFGYSFPFLFEVGIGGSFLLGLIFLLDVIWIHLPSVKIQARRIMPIQFSLGDQNPIRIEVQSESPYPLQVDFIDELPTAFQKRDFIFSFSIAKKSTQDFNYTLFPAERGLYEFGDMNFFLTSPIGLVQRRYVEKAATSLPAVPSVIQMKKYELLAFSNTAQLSGLRKIRRLGHSYEFEQIKNYVIGDDYRSINWKATSRRGHLMVNQYEDEKSQAIYTILDKSRVMRMPFEGLSLLDYAINTILTLSNIALKKSDRAGLITFSEQIDTVLPAEQKAGQLGKISNALYAQQTNFMESDYEKLYHTLQYTTKGRALMLLFTNFESLSALERVLPILRKISRKHLLVVVFFENTELLDYAQEESKHLLGVYQQTIAHKFVLDKRIIAEELRRHGIQCILTKPQDLSVNTINKYLELKARGMI; translated from the coding sequence ATGATTAAATTTTTTAAAAACTTGTATCTCAACACACGTCTTTACGTTGCTTTGGGCGTGCTGGCGGCTATCTTTGCTTTCGGCTATAGCTTTCCTTTTTTGTTTGAAGTAGGGATAGGCGGTAGTTTTTTATTAGGTCTGATTTTTCTGCTTGATGTAATATGGATTCACCTGCCTTCGGTAAAGATACAAGCACGACGGATAATGCCGATACAGTTTTCTTTGGGCGACCAAAATCCGATTCGCATAGAGGTACAGAGCGAGTCGCCTTATCCTTTGCAGGTAGATTTTATAGACGAATTGCCTACCGCTTTTCAGAAGCGCGACTTTATTTTTTCGTTTTCGATTGCCAAAAAAAGCACCCAAGATTTTAACTACACGCTTTTCCCTGCCGAGCGTGGCTTGTATGAATTTGGGGATATGAATTTTTTTCTTACCTCGCCCATTGGCTTGGTGCAAAGGAGATATGTAGAAAAGGCGGCTACAAGTTTGCCTGCTGTGCCTTCGGTGATACAGATGAAAAAATACGAACTTTTGGCGTTTTCTAATACCGCACAGCTTTCAGGCTTGCGAAAAATACGCAGATTAGGACATAGTTACGAATTTGAACAGATAAAAAATTACGTCATTGGAGATGACTACCGAAGCATCAATTGGAAAGCCACAAGCCGAAGGGGGCATTTAATGGTCAATCAATATGAAGATGAGAAGTCGCAAGCCATTTATACCATCTTGGACAAAAGTAGGGTTATGCGCATGCCTTTCGAGGGGCTTTCGTTGCTCGATTACGCCATCAATACCATTCTGACCCTTAGCAATATTGCCCTCAAAAAAAGCGACCGCGCAGGCTTGATAACTTTTTCCGAACAGATAGATACCGTCCTGCCCGCCGAACAAAAAGCAGGACAACTTGGCAAAATCTCTAACGCCCTTTATGCCCAACAGACCAATTTTATGGAGAGCGATTACGAAAAACTCTACCATACCTTGCAATATACGACAAAGGGACGCGCCCTGATGCTGCTTTTTACCAACTTTGAGAGCCTTTCTGCCTTAGAACGGGTGTTGCCTATTTTGCGAAAAATTAGTCGAAAACATCTTTTAGTAGTCGTATTTTTTGAAAATACAGAGTTATTAGATTATGCACAAGAAGAAAGCAAACATCTTCTGGGCGTGTATCAACAGACCATTGCGCATAAATTTGTCTTGGATAAACGCATTATTGCAGAGGAATTGCGTCGTCATGGGATTCAGTGTATCCTGACCAAACCGCAAGACCTTTCTGTCAATACTATCAATAAATACTTGGAACTCAAAGCGCGTGGTATGATATAA
- the hemA gene encoding glutamyl-tRNA reductase, giving the protein MNHPFKAISISYKTAPVAIREPLALSDEEARSFLLKLQEILGIQEALLLSTCNRTELYYSSENDIFDDFIKLLLIEKGIERHYSACPYHHEWDKSEKQLDYAAYFQNITQSEEAVRHLFSVAMGLESQVVGDIQISNQVKRAYQVSADLNLATAFLHRLLHTIFFTHKRVAQETNFRDGAASVSYAATEILYDSLSHLPKPKVLMVGLGEIGADAVRNLKNVGHWEVVLINRTEEKALSLAQELGYRSAPLSDLEKELAQADALVSSVMMQSPLITKKMLSELPLAKFRYLIDLSIPRSIEPETEEIEGVNLFNIDHIQNRTQATIERRKEAIPAVEALIAESIEEFSQWLQEMTFSPTIQKLKQALEQIRQAEIARHLKNLDEKELGKVEMITKNMMQKIIKLPVLQLKAACKRGEAENLADVLNDLFNLENVNSQG; this is encoded by the coding sequence ATGAATCACCCCTTTAAGGCAATTAGCATTTCTTACAAAACTGCGCCCGTAGCCATACGCGAGCCGCTGGCACTTTCAGATGAGGAAGCACGTAGCTTTTTGCTCAAACTACAAGAGATTTTAGGCATACAAGAAGCCCTATTGCTTTCCACTTGCAATCGAACAGAATTGTATTATAGTTCGGAAAACGATATATTTGATGATTTTATCAAACTTCTTTTGATAGAAAAAGGGATAGAAAGGCACTATTCGGCTTGTCCTTATCACCATGAGTGGGATAAATCGGAAAAGCAACTCGACTACGCCGCTTATTTTCAGAACATTACGCAAAGCGAGGAAGCGGTAAGGCATCTTTTTTCGGTAGCGATGGGGCTTGAATCGCAGGTAGTAGGCGATATTCAGATTTCAAATCAGGTAAAACGCGCCTATCAGGTTTCTGCCGACCTAAACTTAGCCACTGCTTTTCTGCACCGCCTACTGCATACCATCTTCTTTACTCACAAGCGCGTAGCACAAGAAACGAACTTTCGCGACGGAGCGGCTTCGGTGTCTTATGCTGCTACTGAAATTTTGTATGATAGCCTATCGCACCTGCCAAAGCCAAAGGTATTGATGGTTGGCTTGGGTGAAATTGGTGCAGATGCGGTGCGGAATCTCAAAAATGTAGGGCATTGGGAGGTAGTCCTGATAAACCGTACAGAGGAAAAAGCCCTGTCTTTGGCGCAGGAATTGGGTTATCGGTCTGCACCTCTTTCTGATTTGGAAAAAGAGCTGGCGCAGGCAGACGCATTAGTGAGTTCGGTGATGATGCAAAGTCCTCTTATCACCAAAAAAATGCTATCCGAACTCCCTTTGGCTAAATTTCGCTACCTGATAGACCTTTCTATTCCGCGCAGCATCGAGCCTGAAACAGAGGAAATTGAGGGTGTAAATTTGTTCAACATCGACCACATTCAGAATCGTACCCAAGCAACCATAGAACGGAGAAAGGAGGCAATCCCTGCCGTAGAAGCCCTTATTGCCGAATCGATAGAGGAGTTTTCGCAATGGCTACAAGAGATGACTTTTTCCCCTACCATTCAAAAACTCAAACAGGCTTTAGAGCAAATCAGACAGGCTGAAATTGCGCGTCATCTTAAAAATTTAGACGAAAAAGAATTGGGAAAGGTAGAAATGATTACCAAAAATATGATGCAAAAAATCATCAAACTTCCCGTACTACAACTCAAAGCTGCCTGCAAACGAGGCGAAGCCGAAAATTTGGCAGATGTCTTAAACGACCTTTTCAACTTAGAAAACGTCAATAGTCAGGGGTAG
- a CDS encoding T9SS type A sorting domain-containing protein, translating into MIADAGDSSYDSGVFIEKVTSNDINTTVNASQVWAGCTDPIITYNRTGSTVNPLTLTFQFAGSAVNGVQYTTSLGGGNTLTFGAGVPTVNMTITPNYNNITQLDSVIIRRVQPCTGQPYDSMVVYLSPLPDLGPDLIICKGDSVLMGVGKYVTYEWQNSSNTIISTDSATWLKAGTYRVFVENEGGCRVSDTLVINYSTLEVNATVSCGGIGSTGQTAVILQATGGTGGYQYCNLTLATAHTTNNTFFIDNNTTHDFEVIDSQGCRDTVFNVAAPNINDAIPSNDQIGACLVPGVNAWLSIADPNEDMILAINDNGVNMGIVQAGVTIEPSLPYYDGEPYIRRHYNVTPTSNGLTTIRLYFTEAEYQELLAANPSAAGYNLAVDRYPASYGAPYRPAGEYLGGSVVTNFLTGIHYIEIDVLDFDGSSNFYIHSAEGGDLLPIDLVFFRAQTDNEKVLLHWEVTPQSDAVFFEVERKQDRVAFAPVGKVVAQNQVLRYQWADQVPLSDQIFYYRLKMKDQAGTIFYSPVVEIKSGVPSDAFLQIAPNPFAENTQVLLFLPQAETIWVQLQDMEGKTLYQVQQNLAAGRQNLAIPTQKLASGMFLLKIQTQTQTFIKKLIKN; encoded by the coding sequence ATGATTGCAGATGCAGGAGATAGTTCATACGATTCAGGCGTTTTTATAGAAAAAGTAACGAGCAACGACATCAATACTACTGTCAATGCCTCGCAGGTGTGGGCAGGCTGTACTGACCCTATTATTACCTACAATCGTACAGGTAGCACTGTTAATCCGCTTACCCTGACTTTCCAATTTGCAGGTTCGGCAGTTAATGGCGTGCAATATACTACTTCTTTGGGCGGCGGAAATACCCTTACCTTTGGGGCAGGCGTACCGACGGTTAATATGACGATTACCCCCAACTACAATAACATCACGCAGCTCGATAGCGTCATCATCAGGCGTGTGCAGCCTTGCACGGGGCAGCCTTATGATAGTATGGTGGTTTATTTAAGTCCGCTGCCAGATTTGGGACCCGATTTGATTATTTGCAAGGGCGACTCTGTCTTGATGGGAGTAGGCAAATATGTAACCTACGAATGGCAAAATAGCAGCAACACGATTATTTCTACCGACTCTGCCACTTGGCTTAAAGCGGGAACTTATAGGGTCTTTGTGGAAAATGAAGGTGGTTGTAGGGTTTCGGATACACTCGTTATCAATTATAGCACCTTAGAAGTAAATGCGACTGTATCTTGTGGGGGTATCGGCAGCACAGGACAGACCGCCGTAATTTTACAAGCCACAGGCGGCACAGGAGGCTATCAATATTGCAATCTTACCTTGGCTACGGCACATACGACAAATAATACTTTCTTTATAGACAATAACACTACCCATGATTTTGAGGTCATCGATTCACAAGGTTGTAGGGATACTGTTTTCAATGTAGCCGCCCCCAATATCAATGATGCCATTCCGAGTAACGACCAAATTGGGGCTTGTTTGGTGCCGGGGGTAAATGCTTGGCTTTCCATTGCCGACCCCAACGAGGATATGATTTTGGCTATCAACGACAATGGCGTAAATATGGGTATCGTGCAGGCAGGTGTTACGATAGAGCCAAGCCTACCCTACTATGATGGCGAACCTTATATCCGCCGCCATTACAACGTAACGCCCACTTCTAACGGACTCACTACCATTCGCCTCTACTTTACCGAAGCCGAATATCAAGAGCTTTTGGCTGCCAATCCCAGCGCGGCAGGCTACAATTTGGCAGTAGATAGATACCCTGCCTCCTACGGTGCGCCCTATCGCCCTGCGGGAGAGTATTTAGGCGGTAGCGTCGTTACCAACTTCCTGACGGGTATTCATTACATCGAGATTGATGTATTAGATTTTGATGGTAGCTCCAATTTCTATATCCATTCTGCCGAAGGCGGCGATTTATTGCCTATTGATTTGGTCTTTTTCCGCGCCCAAACTGATAATGAAAAGGTGCTGCTTCATTGGGAAGTAACGCCACAGTCGGACGCAGTGTTTTTTGAGGTGGAAAGAAAACAAGACCGAGTAGCCTTTGCGCCTGTCGGTAAGGTTGTAGCACAAAATCAGGTCTTGCGATACCAATGGGCAGACCAAGTGCCGCTATCTGACCAAATTTTCTACTATCGCCTCAAAATGAAAGACCAAGCAGGGACAATTTTCTATTCGCCCGTAGTAGAAATAAAGTCTGGTGTGCCTTCTGATGCTTTCTTACAAATTGCACCGAATCCTTTTGCAGAAAATACACAAGTTTTGCTTTTCCTACCCCAAGCCGAAACAATTTGGGTACAACTTCAAGATATGGAAGGCAAGACGCTCTACCAAGTCCAACAAAATCTTGCAGCAGGACGGCAGAATCTTGCCATTCCTACACAAAAGTTGGCTTCGGGCATGTTTTTGTTGAAGATTCAGACCCAAACTCAAACTTTTATTAAAAAATTAATTAAAAACTAA
- a CDS encoding choice-of-anchor L domain-containing protein, giving the protein MKHYTKRNSFFYSILAFLIFIPSLQAQLTVTTNPTIANIINTIEGEGVTISNVTISCASNGYGLFDLAGTTPMGLTQGVLLTSGTATGAIGPNNVGNLSGNMGTGGNALLTTLAGATTQDACILEFDVVPAGDRIEFRYSFGSEEYPEWVNSSYNDVFAFMISGPGIAGEQNIALIPATTTPVTINNVNVGSNATYYQTNATGNATFQYDGYTVNLVATRTGLTPCATYRVR; this is encoded by the coding sequence ATGAAACACTATACAAAGAGAAACTCTTTTTTCTACTCGATTTTGGCTTTTTTGATTTTTATACCTTCTTTGCAGGCACAACTTACTGTTACTACCAATCCGACGATTGCCAACATTATCAATACAATTGAAGGTGAAGGCGTAACCATTTCAAATGTAACCATCTCTTGTGCCAGTAACGGTTATGGTTTATTTGACCTTGCAGGTACTACTCCTATGGGATTGACGCAGGGCGTTTTGCTAACTTCGGGAACGGCAACAGGCGCAATTGGACCTAATAACGTAGGTAATCTTAGTGGTAATATGGGAACGGGCGGAAACGCGCTATTAACCACTTTGGCAGGTGCGACAACGCAAGACGCTTGCATTTTAGAATTTGACGTAGTACCCGCAGGAGATAGGATAGAATTTCGTTACAGTTTTGGTTCGGAAGAATATCCCGAATGGGTCAATTCTTCTTACAATGATGTCTTTGCTTTTATGATAAGCGGTCCGGGCATTGCAGGCGAACAGAACATAGCACTTATTCCAGCAACGACTACGCCCGTAACCATTAACAATGTCAATGTAGGCAGCAATGCAACTTATTATCAGACTAACGCCACAGGTAACGCAACTTTTCAATATGACGGCTATACCGTAAATTTGGTAGCAACAAGAACAGGTCTAACGCCTTGTGCGACTTATCGCGTCCGTTAG
- the murQ gene encoding N-acetylmuramic acid 6-phosphate etherase, whose amino-acid sequence MSLDRLSTTQLLETLHQADSSVAQAVGLVLPQIEDFIETTLIRMQAGGRLFYIGAGTSGRLGILDASECPPTFGVPQGLVIGLIAGGDSAIRKAVEFAEDDLTQAWQDLAAFSPTTLDTVLGIAASGRTPYVIGGIEAARQAGLYTGALVCKEGSALAKKAEKAIEVLVGEEVLRGSTRLKAGTAQKMVLNMISTSLMVKLGKVKGDKMIDMQLANHKLIERGIDFICEEIPNLSRKEAGEILLEKGSVRAVLSYFNKI is encoded by the coding sequence ATGTCCTTAGACCGCCTTTCTACCACCCAACTCTTAGAAACCTTACATCAAGCCGACAGTAGTGTGGCACAGGCTGTCGGTTTGGTCTTGCCTCAAATTGAGGATTTTATAGAAACAACGCTGATTCGCATGCAAGCGGGGGGGCGGCTTTTTTACATTGGCGCAGGTACGAGCGGACGCTTAGGTATCTTAGATGCTTCCGAATGTCCGCCTACTTTTGGTGTTCCGCAGGGGCTTGTTATCGGACTGATAGCAGGGGGCGATAGTGCCATTCGCAAAGCCGTAGAGTTTGCCGAAGACGACCTCACACAGGCTTGGCAAGACCTCGCCGCCTTTTCACCTACTACACTCGATACCGTATTGGGCATTGCCGCCTCTGGGCGCACGCCTTATGTGATAGGCGGCATCGAGGCGGCGCGTCAGGCGGGCTTATACACAGGCGCATTGGTCTGCAAAGAAGGAAGTGCCTTGGCAAAAAAGGCAGAAAAAGCCATAGAGGTCTTGGTAGGCGAAGAAGTCTTGCGAGGAAGCACACGCCTAAAAGCAGGTACGGCGCAAAAGATGGTTTTGAATATGATTTCGACAAGCCTGATGGTAAAGTTGGGAAAGGTAAAAGGCGACAAAATGATTGATATGCAGCTTGCCAATCACAAACTCATCGAGCGCGGCATCGATTTTATTTGTGAAGAAATCCCTAACCTTTCACGCAAAGAGGCAGGAGAGATTTTATTAGAAAAAGGCAGTGTTCGCGCCGTTTTGTCTTATTTTAATAAAATTTAG
- a CDS encoding CvfB family protein, whose amino-acid sequence MDKKILLGKYNRLEIARLIVHGAILQAQSGEEVLLPKKWTPATAKVGDPLDVFIYTDSEDRLIATTQKPKGILGDLVGLKVVDSTAIGAFLDWGLEKDLFVPKAEQKKSMQKGEYYVVRIGLDFRTNRLIGMGKFEHFLQKTIDEDERDTWQEGKTVSILIYEKTDLGYSAVVENRFWGLLYENEIFSPLQIGERKNAFIKKIRPDGKIDLVLQAQGYRATSERSDEILAKLQAAGGSLPFGDKSSAEEILAHFQMSKRVFKQLIGKLYKEKKIVLTEKGIKLATQ is encoded by the coding sequence ATGGACAAAAAAATTCTCTTAGGGAAATACAATCGCCTTGAAATTGCGCGTCTTATCGTGCATGGGGCTATCTTGCAGGCACAAAGCGGCGAAGAGGTGCTTTTACCCAAAAAATGGACTCCTGCTACCGCCAAAGTGGGCGACCCACTCGATGTCTTTATTTACACCGATTCGGAAGACCGCCTCATTGCCACAACGCAAAAGCCAAAGGGTATCTTAGGAGATTTGGTAGGACTCAAAGTTGTCGATAGCACCGCTATTGGGGCTTTCTTGGATTGGGGATTAGAAAAAGACCTTTTCGTACCCAAAGCCGAACAAAAAAAGAGCATGCAAAAGGGCGAGTACTACGTCGTGCGCATTGGTTTGGATTTCCGCACAAATCGCTTAATAGGAATGGGCAAATTTGAACATTTCCTACAAAAGACCATCGATGAAGACGAGCGCGACACCTGGCAGGAAGGCAAAACTGTTTCTATCCTGATTTATGAAAAGACGGATTTGGGCTACAGTGCCGTAGTAGAAAATCGCTTCTGGGGGTTGCTCTACGAAAATGAAATCTTTAGCCCCCTACAAATAGGCGAAAGAAAAAATGCCTTCATCAAGAAAATCCGTCCTGACGGCAAGATAGACCTCGTCTTGCAAGCACAAGGCTATCGCGCCACCAGCGAACGAAGCGACGAAATTTTAGCCAAACTCCAAGCCGCAGGCGGTAGCCTACCCTTTGGCGACAAGAGTTCGGCAGAGGAAATTCTCGCCCACTTTCAGATGAGTAAGCGTGTCTTCAAACAGCTCATCGGGAAGCTCTACAAAGAAAAGAAAATCGTGCTGACCGAAAAAGGCATCAAACTTGCTACCCAATAA
- a CDS encoding SiaB family protein kinase, with amino-acid sequence MNLNELYKNMLPDDIIVSYKGAPSQSLLDSLLSIADEKLAAIEPQSNLKKKVYHILIEALQNLYHHLDTEALAPDHEADTVLFVLARQEGGGYLIITGNYLPTAEVPKLKSHIEKVNNASKEEIKQLYRAQLHAGEVSDKGGAGLGIIDIARRSGEKLDYSFEEGLYGNSFFSLKIKVSA; translated from the coding sequence TTGAACCTCAACGAACTTTACAAGAACATGCTGCCCGACGACATCATTGTATCCTACAAGGGTGCGCCTTCGCAGAGTCTTCTGGATAGCTTACTGAGTATCGCCGACGAGAAACTGGCAGCCATCGAGCCGCAGTCGAATTTAAAGAAAAAAGTATATCATATCTTGATAGAAGCTCTGCAAAATCTGTATCATCATTTAGATACAGAGGCACTTGCACCCGACCACGAGGCGGATACGGTACTCTTTGTCTTAGCACGCCAAGAAGGTGGGGGCTATCTCATCATAACAGGCAACTACTTGCCTACTGCGGAAGTTCCCAAACTCAAAAGCCATATTGAGAAGGTCAATAACGCTTCCAAAGAAGAAATCAAGCAGCTCTATCGCGCCCAACTCCACGCAGGTGAAGTGTCAGACAAGGGAGGAGCAGGATTAGGCATCATAGATATTGCACGTCGTTCAGGCGAAAAACTGGATTATTCTTTCGAAGAAGGTCTGTACGGCAACTCATTCTTTAGTTTGAAAATCAAAGTATCGGCTTAA
- a CDS encoding DUF1987 domain-containing protein: MENFFLEGTSKTPLLEFKKTEGRFLIKGRSIPENSIEFYKPLFEWLDNYSKEPQEDTILDVKLEYFNTSSSKCLVEIFRKLEHLQDNGKNVLINWYYEEDDEDMQESGEDFQEIIDIKIVMNQIEGDED, from the coding sequence ATGGAAAACTTTTTCTTAGAAGGAACAAGCAAAACGCCTTTGCTCGAGTTCAAAAAAACAGAGGGCAGATTCCTCATCAAGGGACGCTCCATACCTGAAAACTCCATAGAGTTTTACAAGCCTCTTTTCGAATGGCTCGATAACTATTCAAAAGAGCCACAAGAAGATACCATTTTAGATGTCAAATTAGAATATTTCAACACCAGCTCTTCTAAGTGCTTGGTGGAAATATTCCGCAAACTCGAGCATCTACAAGACAATGGCAAAAACGTCCTCATCAACTGGTACTACGAAGAAGATGATGAAGACATGCAGGAGTCGGGTGAGGATTTCCAAGAAATCATAGACATCAAAATCGTGATGAACCAAATAGAAGGCGACGAAGACTAA
- a CDS encoding META domain-containing protein, translated as MINKSKIAIPFLFWILLLLTASCAGSKKKQSKIAPQPFMETMWKITYLEGVETLPSSAKKDIFVLFQDDAKSLRGFAGCNNFSGMYQIDQTAKKLSISGFMATKMSCPLLKFEYDYLGKLEKATRYEIEGKKLSLYQDALLLATFEAQAGVQ; from the coding sequence ATGATAAACAAATCAAAAATCGCAATTCCATTTCTCTTTTGGATACTCCTGCTCCTTACGGCTTCTTGCGCTGGTTCAAAGAAAAAACAGAGTAAAATTGCCCCACAACCTTTTATGGAAACAATGTGGAAAATCACCTATTTAGAAGGTGTGGAAACGCTGCCAAGTTCTGCCAAAAAGGATATTTTTGTATTATTTCAAGATGATGCAAAAAGTTTGCGCGGTTTTGCAGGCTGCAATAATTTTTCGGGCATGTATCAGATAGACCAAACGGCAAAAAAATTGAGCATTTCAGGTTTTATGGCGACTAAAATGTCTTGTCCTCTGCTCAAATTTGAGTATGATTATTTAGGAAAATTAGAGAAAGCAACTCGCTATGAAATAGAAGGCAAGAAACTCTCACTCTATCAAGACGCGCTGCTTTTGGCTACCTTCGAGGCGCAGGCAGGTGTTCAATAG
- the nqrE gene encoding NADH:ubiquinone reductase (Na(+)-transporting) subunit E, which translates to MELINIGIRSIFIENMVFAYFLGMCSYLAVSKKVSTAMGLGLAVIFVLLVTVPINNLLTTYVLSEGALKWTGSPELAKLDLSFLSFVSFIAVIAAIVQLVEMVIEKFSPALYGALGIFLPLIAVNCAILGSSLFMVQKEYGLAESTVYAVGSGIGWWLAIILLAAIREKMKYSNVPAPLRGLGITFIITGLMGLAFMSFMGISL; encoded by the coding sequence ATGGAACTCATCAATATAGGTATTCGCTCGATTTTTATCGAGAACATGGTCTTTGCCTACTTCTTGGGTATGTGTTCATACTTGGCAGTATCGAAGAAGGTTTCTACGGCAATGGGCTTAGGCTTGGCGGTTATTTTCGTACTCTTGGTTACTGTTCCTATCAACAACCTGCTCACTACCTACGTTTTGAGTGAGGGGGCTTTGAAATGGACAGGCAGCCCTGAATTGGCAAAATTAGACCTTAGCTTTCTTAGCTTTGTGAGCTTTATTGCCGTTATTGCCGCCATTGTACAGCTTGTGGAAATGGTCATTGAAAAGTTTTCGCCCGCCCTTTACGGTGCTTTGGGTATCTTCCTTCCGCTAATTGCGGTAAACTGCGCCATCTTAGGTTCGTCGCTTTTTATGGTACAAAAGGAATACGGCTTGGCTGAATCTACCGTCTATGCCGTAGGTTCGGGTATCGGTTGGTGGTTGGCGATTATTCTTTTGGCGGCAATTCGCGAAAAGATGAAGTATTCAAATGTCCCTGCCCCCTTGCGTGGTTTAGGTATCACCTTTATCATTACGGGTCTGATGGGCTTGGCGTTTATGTCCTTTATGGGTATTTCGCTCTAA
- a CDS encoding NADH:ubiquinone reductase (Na(+)-transporting) subunit D, with amino-acid sequence MAEVAENIAAKKSEALFSKRRVRLMTDPLDDDNPVTVQVLGICSALAVTAKMEPTLVMAIAVTFVVVFANLIISLIRNLIPNRVRIIVQLAIVASLVILVDQVLRAFLFDVAKVVGVYVGLIITNCIVMGRLEAFAMGNKPYDSVLDGFGSSFGYAWVILVVAFFRELFGSGSVFGIKIMPEFIPNNGLMTNPVGAFIIIALIIWVQRARNGYTEAH; translated from the coding sequence ATGGCAGAAGTTGCCGAAAATATTGCAGCTAAAAAATCGGAGGCTCTTTTCTCGAAACGCCGCGTCCGATTGATGACTGACCCCCTTGATGACGACAATCCCGTAACCGTACAGGTTTTGGGTATCTGTTCGGCATTGGCAGTTACGGCGAAGATGGAGCCTACCTTAGTAATGGCGATAGCCGTAACTTTTGTAGTGGTCTTTGCAAACCTGATTATCTCCCTTATTCGCAACCTAATTCCCAATCGTGTGCGTATCATTGTGCAGCTTGCGATTGTGGCGAGTTTGGTTATTTTGGTAGACCAAGTATTGCGTGCCTTTCTCTTTGATGTAGCCAAAGTCGTGGGCGTATATGTAGGGCTAATCATTACCAACTGTATCGTAATGGGGCGTTTGGAAGCCTTTGCGATGGGTAATAAGCCCTATGATTCGGTCTTAGACGGCTTCGGAAGCAGCTTTGGTTATGCTTGGGTGATTTTGGTAGTGGCTTTTTTCCGCGAACTCTTTGGCTCTGGCTCTGTGTTCGGCATCAAAATTATGCCTGAATTTATCCCCAATAATGGTTTGATGACTAACCCTGTGGGTGCATTTATCATCATTGCCCTTATCATCTGGGTACAGCGTGCGCGAAATGGCTATACCGAAGCACATTAA
- the nqrC gene encoding NADH:ubiquinone reductase (Na(+)-transporting) subunit C, whose protein sequence is MQHSNGYIIGFIVALTLICGSLLALANVGLKPFQTEAQDLDTKKQILSAVVDDVLAVGDVNAYYSTRIEAIAVDANGDPIAKDAEGKDLVVEKINVYKEFKEKDVNKKRFPVFKYKNEKGEVEAYILPVYGNGLWDVIWGYVALKPDLKTILGVSFGHKSETPGLGARISDKDIQNRYQGKSIYDEAGALVAVTMIKGENNPESALSQNKVDGMAGATITGVGVNNMLKNYMSFYQNYFEKEKKATQKPTKAIEIELPDSLNLQMADSTALTDSAQMQKADSAAAVQ, encoded by the coding sequence GTGCAACACTCTAACGGATACATCATCGGCTTTATCGTAGCACTGACCCTTATCTGTGGCAGTCTGCTTGCCTTAGCCAACGTTGGCTTAAAACCTTTCCAAACTGAAGCCCAAGATTTGGACACAAAAAAGCAAATCTTGAGTGCCGTCGTCGATGACGTGCTTGCCGTCGGCGATGTCAATGCTTATTATTCCACACGCATTGAAGCCATTGCTGTAGATGCCAATGGCGACCCTATTGCCAAAGATGCCGAAGGCAAAGATTTGGTAGTAGAGAAAATCAATGTCTATAAAGAGTTTAAAGAAAAAGACGTGAATAAAAAGCGTTTCCCCGTTTTTAAATACAAAAACGAAAAGGGCGAAGTAGAAGCCTATATTCTTCCCGTCTATGGAAACGGACTCTGGGACGTGATTTGGGGCTACGTCGCTTTGAAACCCGACTTGAAAACCATTCTTGGCGTTTCTTTCGGACACAAAAGCGAAACGCCCGGTTTGGGAGCGCGTATTTCCGACAAGGATATTCAAAACCGTTATCAGGGAAAATCTATCTATGATGAGGCAGGCGCACTTGTAGCCGTAACCATGATAAAAGGTGAAAATAACCCTGAATCGGCACTTTCGCAAAACAAGGTAGATGGCATGGCAGGCGCGACCATCACAGGGGTAGGGGTCAATAATATGTTGAAAAACTATATGAGCTTCTATCAAAACTATTTTGAAAAGGAAAAGAAGGCAACCCAAAAGCCTACCAAAGCCATCGAAATAGAACTCCCTGATTCGCTAAACCTGCAAATGGCAGATTCTACCGCCCTGACTGATTCTGCGCAAATGCAAAAAGCAGACTCGGCGGCTGCCGTACAGTAG